Proteins encoded within one genomic window of Haladaptatus sp. QDMS2:
- the glpR gene encoding HTH-type transcriptional regulator GlpR produces the protein MLPAERKRKIVELVTARDGCAVDDLATELDFSKATIRRDLRQLEDDGLIERSHGGAVPVTAVGREQSYGQRDVQRLEQKAAIAEVAVEQIRPGQVVFFDAGTTTMQVGKRAPKDGSFLAVTNSPLLAMELTSDENEVKLTGGTLRRRTRALVGPSATGFMERMNFDLLFLGTNAIDSDGGLSTPNEDEALVKEVMIERAARVVLVADGSKVGKRSFIEFADLEGVDVFITDRSLTRAEQETFDAADVAVLETPE, from the coding sequence ATGTTACCCGCAGAGCGAAAGCGAAAAATCGTCGAACTGGTCACCGCACGAGACGGGTGTGCCGTAGACGACCTCGCAACGGAACTCGATTTCTCGAAGGCGACGATTCGTCGCGACCTCCGTCAACTCGAAGACGACGGACTCATCGAACGCTCCCACGGCGGGGCAGTCCCGGTGACTGCCGTAGGGCGCGAACAGAGTTACGGCCAGCGCGACGTCCAGCGTCTCGAACAGAAAGCGGCCATCGCGGAGGTTGCAGTCGAGCAGATTCGCCCCGGACAGGTCGTCTTCTTCGACGCGGGGACGACGACGATGCAGGTCGGTAAACGCGCGCCAAAAGACGGATCGTTTCTCGCGGTAACGAATTCACCGCTGCTCGCGATGGAACTTACGAGCGACGAGAACGAAGTGAAACTCACGGGTGGAACACTCCGCAGGCGGACTCGTGCACTCGTCGGCCCGAGTGCGACTGGGTTCATGGAACGCATGAACTTCGACCTCCTGTTTCTCGGCACGAACGCCATCGACAGCGATGGAGGCCTGAGCACCCCGAACGAGGACGAGGCCCTGGTCAAAGAGGTCATGATCGAGCGGGCAGCACGCGTCGTCCTCGTCGCAGATGGGTCGAAAGTCGGAAAGCGGAGCTTCATCGAGTTCGCAGACCTGGAAGGCGTGGACGTGTTCATCACCGACCGGTCGCTCACCCGGGCGGAGCAAGAAACGTTCGACGCAGCAGACGTCGCGGTCCTGGAGACTCCCGAATGA
- the pfkB gene encoding 1-phosphofructokinase → MILTVTLNPAVDHTLTLDQPLTHGAVARTDDAQYDAGGKGINVSKYLTKRDVETYATGLIGGFLGEFIETRLDETGVHADFVEIAGRTRLNTTLHAPDGEFKINQHGPTVGLDAIDRIVERAHEHDPDSVVVAGSLPKGLDASGVDRIARAGPWETVVDVGGDLLTELDAEFALCKPNREELSAATGLPTETLDECIAAGKALQRRGYDRVAASLGGDGALLVTPETVFHATALDVRVVDTVGAGDAFLAGLLSAYARGTGDEGALKEGVAVASEVVTTPGTTVPILSNVQLNTGRVTVSVCQ, encoded by the coding sequence ATGATTCTCACTGTCACGCTGAACCCCGCGGTAGACCACACGCTCACCCTCGACCAACCACTCACCCACGGCGCGGTCGCCCGGACCGACGACGCCCAGTACGACGCCGGTGGGAAGGGCATCAACGTTTCGAAGTACCTGACCAAGCGGGACGTCGAGACGTATGCGACGGGCCTCATCGGCGGTTTTCTCGGCGAGTTCATCGAGACGCGTCTGGACGAGACGGGCGTGCATGCGGATTTCGTCGAAATCGCGGGTCGCACGCGGTTGAACACGACACTGCACGCGCCGGATGGCGAGTTCAAGATAAATCAACACGGACCGACCGTCGGTCTTGATGCAATCGACCGAATCGTCGAACGCGCCCACGAACACGACCCGGATTCGGTGGTCGTGGCGGGAAGTCTCCCCAAGGGACTCGACGCGTCTGGCGTAGACCGCATCGCGAGGGCTGGGCCGTGGGAGACCGTCGTCGACGTGGGTGGCGACTTACTCACCGAACTCGACGCGGAGTTCGCACTCTGTAAACCGAATCGAGAAGAACTCTCGGCGGCGACCGGACTTCCGACGGAGACGCTCGACGAGTGTATCGCGGCGGGAAAAGCGCTACAGCGGCGAGGATACGACCGCGTCGCGGCGTCGCTTGGCGGAGACGGTGCGTTGCTCGTCACTCCAGAAACCGTGTTCCACGCGACTGCGCTCGACGTGCGCGTCGTGGATACGGTCGGTGCAGGAGACGCATTCCTCGCTGGATTACTCTCCGCGTACGCACGCGGGACCGGTGACGAAGGAGCGCTGAAAGAGGGCGTCGCAGTCGCCTCAGAAGTGGTCACGACGCCCGGCACCACAGTACCGATACTGTCAAACGTACAACTGAACACCGGTCGTGTGACTGTTTCTGTTTGCCAGTGA
- a CDS encoding PTS fructose transporter subunit IIC, which translates to MSSSDSAETALRAHVTSVKENLMTGVSFMIPFVTIGGIFLALGFAVGDTRTVLDNTGSLGWFLAQIGSAGLTLMVPVLGAYIAYAIADRPALAPGFVLSYLLQQGTIVTEAGKFIGLDAGGLGAGYLGALVAGLLTGYVARFFKNLNVPRVLAPMMPVLIIPVLTTAVLAPVVLFGIGAPVAIANESLNTFLKSLQGGQAVVIGLILGGMMAFDMGGPVNKVAYLFSVGLISEQVYAPMAAVMIAGMTPPIGMAISNYISPERYASEMKENAKNGFLMGFSFITEGAIPYAAADPLRVIPALVAGSAVAGGASMSLGVTMPAPHGGMFVVFLSNQPLLFIGCVLLGSLVTAGVATGLKSAVGETVTGTTSQTSD; encoded by the coding sequence ATGTCATCTAGCGATTCGGCAGAAACGGCACTTCGAGCACACGTTACCTCCGTAAAGGAGAACCTGATGACCGGGGTTTCGTTCATGATTCCGTTCGTCACCATCGGCGGTATCTTCCTCGCGCTCGGTTTCGCCGTCGGCGATACCAGGACTGTGCTCGACAACACTGGCTCACTCGGCTGGTTCCTCGCACAGATTGGTTCGGCGGGTCTCACGCTCATGGTGCCGGTTCTCGGTGCGTACATCGCGTACGCAATCGCGGATCGTCCGGCGCTCGCACCCGGATTCGTCCTCTCGTATTTGCTCCAGCAGGGAACGATCGTCACTGAGGCGGGCAAGTTCATCGGTCTCGACGCCGGCGGCCTCGGCGCGGGATACCTCGGTGCCCTCGTCGCCGGACTGCTCACCGGATACGTCGCTCGCTTTTTCAAGAACCTGAACGTCCCGCGCGTCCTCGCCCCGATGATGCCGGTGCTCATCATCCCTGTCCTCACGACAGCGGTGCTCGCCCCTGTCGTCCTCTTCGGGATTGGCGCACCGGTCGCCATCGCAAACGAGTCTCTCAACACCTTCCTCAAGAGTTTACAGGGAGGACAGGCGGTCGTCATCGGCCTCATCCTCGGCGGGATGATGGCTTTCGACATGGGCGGCCCCGTAAACAAAGTCGCCTACCTGTTCTCGGTCGGCCTCATCAGCGAGCAGGTGTATGCACCCATGGCCGCCGTCATGATCGCTGGCATGACACCGCCAATCGGCATGGCGATTTCGAACTACATCTCTCCAGAGAGGTACGCATCAGAGATGAAGGAAAACGCGAAAAACGGCTTTCTGATGGGCTTTTCGTTCATCACGGAAGGAGCGATTCCCTACGCCGCGGCCGACCCGCTTCGAGTCATCCCCGCACTCGTGGCTGGGAGCGCTGTCGCGGGTGGCGCTTCGATGTCGCTCGGCGTCACGATGCCCGCCCCGCACGGTGGCATGTTCGTCGTGTTCCTCTCGAATCAACCGCTCCTGTTCATCGGCTGTGTCCTGCTCGGGTCGCTCGTGACCGCGGGCGTGGCAACCGGCCTCAAGTCAGCTGTTGGCGAGACTGTCACAGGAACTACGTCGCAAACGTCCGATTGA
- a CDS encoding PTS sugar transporter subunit IIA, with product MNPETIDTLLPTTHISLSGAPTEKRACIEYLLDLSVDGGRVSNREKALAALLEREQQTTTGVGMGIGIPHAKTDAVDEPLVAFTRVEDGIDFGAMDDEPAHLIFMILVPAAGSDDHLEILSSLSRALMHEDVRESLYEAETEQDVRDTLAEAVA from the coding sequence ATGAATCCAGAAACTATCGACACCCTGCTCCCGACGACACACATCTCCCTCTCGGGAGCCCCGACCGAGAAACGCGCGTGTATCGAATACCTCCTCGACCTGTCAGTCGATGGCGGTCGCGTTTCAAACCGAGAAAAAGCCCTCGCTGCACTACTCGAACGCGAACAGCAGACGACGACCGGCGTCGGCATGGGAATCGGCATTCCCCACGCGAAGACCGACGCCGTGGACGAGCCGCTCGTCGCCTTCACCCGCGTCGAAGACGGTATCGACTTCGGCGCGATGGACGACGAACCGGCTCACCTCATCTTCATGATTCTCGTCCCGGCCGCTGGTAGCGATGACCACCTCGAGATACTGAGTTCGCTCTCCCGTGCGCTCATGCACGAGGATGTCCGCGAGTCGTTGTACGAGGCGGAAACAGAGCAGGACGTTCGCGACACCTTAGCGGAGGCGGTCGCCTGA
- a CDS encoding HPr family phosphocarrier protein — MERTVTVVPEDGLHARPAANFVETAGEYDAEITIAPVSGDAVNAGSMLAVTSLGVAAGDDVVIAADGPDAKAALDALEVILTTSEGD; from the coding sequence ATGGAGCGCACCGTGACCGTCGTCCCAGAGGACGGCCTCCACGCTCGCCCCGCCGCTAACTTCGTCGAGACCGCGGGCGAGTACGACGCCGAAATCACCATCGCCCCCGTCTCCGGCGACGCGGTAAACGCCGGGAGCATGCTCGCCGTGACGAGCCTCGGAGTCGCCGCGGGCGACGACGTGGTCATCGCCGCGGACGGGCCGGACGCCAAAGCGGCTCTCGACGCACTCGAAGTGATTCTCACGACATCAGAAGGTGATTGA
- the ptsP gene encoding phosphoenolpyruvate--protein phosphotransferase, with product MVARTAIGTGATPLTDVGTARWYRPEADLPDDESAGTPTEEQARFDAAVETAREELEAERERTRELIGEEEAGVFDAHIQFLADPQIEDSVIDAIEDGLAAGTAVEEAFADPISQFEAMDGMMAERADDLRDVRDRLLRILADGERIDLSALPAGTVLLAERLTPSDTAQLDPARIAGFATVEGGRTSHAAIFARSLGIPAVVGVGSELDAIEAGTEVVVDGDAGEVVAEPDSARKARTTDERTVGVRNEPVETADEFPIEVAANVGTPAEIESAVEHGADGIGLFRTEFLFLNREAPPDEDEQYETLVETLSAFPDGRVVVRTLDVGGDKPIPYLDQPAEANPFLGERGIRRSLDVDESLFRTQMRALLRAAASEHGDGLSVMFPLVSTIEELDRALETVEDVAAQLEAEGEAWARPELGVMIETPSAVFVAPELAARVDFFSIGTNDLTQYVMATSRENDRIAHLHDPCHPAVLRAIDRIVSVGHDHDCWVGMCGEMAGDPAVLELLVGLGLDELSMSAITIPDVKAAITETIRDDARTLASDALAATTFDDVQKHLNP from the coding sequence ATAGTGGCTCGAACGGCCATCGGAACCGGCGCAACCCCGCTCACAGACGTGGGTACCGCCCGCTGGTACCGGCCCGAGGCTGACCTGCCCGACGACGAGTCGGCCGGGACTCCCACAGAGGAACAGGCCCGATTCGACGCTGCCGTCGAAACGGCCCGTGAGGAACTCGAAGCAGAGCGCGAGCGCACTCGCGAACTGATCGGTGAGGAGGAAGCCGGCGTGTTCGACGCCCACATCCAGTTCCTCGCCGACCCGCAAATCGAAGACAGCGTCATAGACGCTATCGAAGACGGCCTCGCCGCGGGAACAGCCGTCGAGGAGGCATTCGCCGACCCCATCTCGCAGTTCGAAGCGATGGACGGCATGATGGCAGAACGGGCGGACGACCTCCGCGACGTGCGCGACCGCCTCCTGCGCATCCTCGCCGACGGTGAACGAATCGACCTGTCGGCCCTGCCGGCGGGAACTGTCCTGCTCGCAGAGCGCCTTACACCGAGCGACACCGCTCAACTCGACCCCGCCCGAATCGCCGGGTTCGCAACGGTCGAGGGAGGACGGACCTCACACGCGGCGATTTTCGCCCGGTCGCTCGGCATCCCCGCCGTCGTCGGCGTCGGGTCGGAACTCGACGCCATCGAAGCGGGAACCGAAGTCGTCGTGGATGGGGACGCAGGCGAGGTCGTCGCCGAACCGGATTCGGCACGCAAAGCCCGTACAACGGACGAACGCACCGTCGGGGTGCGGAACGAACCAGTCGAAACTGCGGACGAATTCCCCATCGAAGTCGCCGCAAACGTGGGTACGCCCGCGGAAATCGAATCCGCCGTGGAGCACGGCGCGGATGGAATCGGCCTGTTTCGAACCGAATTCCTCTTTCTCAACCGCGAGGCTCCGCCCGACGAGGACGAGCAGTACGAGACGCTAGTGGAGACGCTTTCTGCGTTCCCCGACGGCCGCGTCGTCGTCCGCACCCTCGACGTGGGCGGCGACAAACCGATTCCGTATCTCGACCAGCCAGCCGAAGCGAATCCGTTCCTCGGCGAGCGCGGCATCCGCCGGTCGCTCGACGTGGACGAGTCGCTGTTTCGCACGCAGATGCGGGCGCTCCTTCGCGCCGCCGCGAGCGAGCACGGCGACGGACTTTCGGTGATGTTTCCCCTCGTCTCGACTATCGAAGAACTGGACCGGGCGCTCGAAACGGTCGAAGACGTGGCCGCGCAACTCGAGGCAGAAGGCGAAGCCTGGGCGCGACCCGAACTCGGCGTGATGATAGAGACGCCGAGTGCGGTGTTCGTGGCTCCGGAACTCGCCGCCCGCGTGGACTTCTTCAGCATCGGGACGAACGACCTCACCCAGTACGTGATGGCGACCTCCCGCGAGAACGACCGTATCGCCCACCTCCACGACCCGTGCCACCCGGCCGTCCTTCGGGCCATCGACCGAATCGTCTCGGTGGGCCACGACCACGACTGCTGGGTCGGAATGTGCGGCGAGATGGCGGGAGACCCCGCCGTGCTCGAACTTCTCGTCGGCCTCGGCTTAGACGAACTCAGCATGAGCGCCATCACCATCCCCGATGTGAAAGCCGCGATTACCGAGACGATTCGAGACGACGCGAGGACACTCGCCAGCGACGCGCTGGCCGCAACGACTTTCGATGACGTACAGAAACACCTCAATCCATGA
- a CDS encoding PTS fructose transporter subunit IIB has protein sequence MKFVAVTACPTGIAHSQMAAENLEQHAPKKGHEIKVEVNGAMGTENELSADDIASADAVIVAADTKVQTDRFEGKPLVKGTVKDAVNDPEALIDEAASVAGDATAEAAPETETDVTSTETELAADQSSTDEDDGGLFGKVKKRFT, from the coding sequence ATGAAATTCGTCGCAGTCACAGCCTGCCCAACCGGCATCGCACACAGTCAGATGGCAGCAGAGAACTTAGAACAGCACGCCCCGAAGAAGGGCCACGAAATCAAGGTCGAAGTCAACGGGGCGATGGGCACCGAGAACGAACTCTCGGCGGATGACATCGCCAGCGCTGACGCAGTCATCGTCGCCGCCGACACGAAGGTACAGACCGACCGCTTCGAGGGCAAACCACTCGTCAAGGGGACGGTCAAAGACGCCGTCAACGACCCCGAAGCACTCATCGACGAAGCCGCGTCGGTGGCCGGCGACGCAACCGCAGAAGCTGCACCCGAGACGGAGACGGACGTGACCTCCACCGAGACTGAGTTGGCCGCAGACCAGTCGAGTACCGACGAGGACGACGGCGGCCTGTTCGGTAAGGTCAAAAAGCGATTTACCTGA
- a CDS encoding helix-turn-helix domain-containing protein: MIDLTLEMKQYDCPFIDTTDDLPVSFTAMQWDFDNRSQQLETRMLVEAPSRSALDDGLHALADHRHMHDLELLSKREDRAQVKTAIGETHAMATVREFDGYITGPFHIEGGSETWHVGVDDGGLADDLLAELEHHNDFGVEARRTYELSELFDLLRNAGPAISLLESCRNLSTVERDTLTTAVESGYFNSPRDANLASLADEFDISKTAVSKNLRRSQQKLLENVIAVMADLE, translated from the coding sequence ATGATTGACCTCACGCTCGAAATGAAGCAGTACGATTGTCCGTTCATCGACACCACAGACGACCTCCCGGTGTCGTTTACCGCGATGCAGTGGGATTTCGACAATCGCTCCCAGCAACTGGAGACGCGGATGCTCGTCGAAGCACCGAGTCGCTCCGCGCTGGACGACGGCCTCCACGCGCTCGCAGACCACAGGCACATGCACGACCTCGAACTGCTCTCGAAGCGCGAGGACAGAGCGCAGGTGAAAACCGCTATCGGCGAGACCCACGCCATGGCGACGGTGCGCGAGTTCGACGGCTACATCACCGGGCCGTTTCACATCGAGGGAGGGTCCGAAACGTGGCACGTGGGCGTAGACGACGGTGGTCTCGCCGACGACTTGCTCGCCGAACTGGAACACCACAACGATTTCGGCGTCGAGGCCCGCCGAACCTACGAACTGAGCGAACTGTTCGACCTGTTGCGAAACGCCGGTCCGGCCATCTCCCTACTCGAAAGCTGTCGGAATCTCTCGACGGTCGAGCGCGACACTCTCACGACGGCGGTCGAATCCGGCTACTTCAACAGTCCCCGGGACGCGAACCTCGCGTCGCTCGCAGACGAGTTCGACATCTCGAAAACCGCCGTCTCGAAGAACCTGCGACGGAGCCAGCAGAAGCTGCTGGAGAACGTCATCGCGGTGATGGCTGACCTCGAGTGA
- a CDS encoding ABC transporter substrate-binding protein, with translation MLKAVGGTALAAALAGCSSLIGAGTNENDTGGTQNVPDEPIQAGLQTFTEGPASVLGLQAQYGAELAISRINEAGGVAGREIELDVKHEADAYVENYKQFVSEGKDVTFGPISSGGHAALAPEVEAQGVVNVATDGTVTTLYEETVPDPTYSFRFQNYDVMECVSAARETVNRLGAENVNTVAGINPNYAFGKDEWKVYTTALKKLTDVEIVHEGFPDLLADDMSTHITEVNNEQPDVTFSSQWGGDVVTLMNQAAANNMFENTQLVGTVLYSAVNDLSQDVVEQAQAFSGSRNYYWGEPEPSRWSPGQQLLDDARNQWDIVPSGHFMSGYGAVTAWATATQKAVDMLGGWPSQEQIAMSLEGHGFFTPAGYHVMSERHQGLSTSYYGEMEWSGDVGAPILTGVNSYTPQEVSPPPGTTAIDWIGSW, from the coding sequence ATGCTCAAAGCCGTCGGCGGGACGGCGCTCGCCGCGGCCCTCGCCGGGTGTAGTTCGCTCATCGGTGCGGGCACGAACGAAAACGACACGGGTGGCACGCAGAACGTGCCGGACGAACCGATTCAGGCCGGCCTCCAGACGTTCACCGAGGGGCCGGCGTCCGTTCTCGGCCTGCAAGCCCAGTACGGCGCGGAACTCGCCATCTCCCGCATCAATGAGGCAGGCGGCGTCGCGGGTCGCGAAATCGAACTCGACGTGAAACACGAGGCAGACGCCTACGTCGAGAACTACAAGCAGTTCGTCTCCGAGGGCAAAGACGTCACCTTCGGCCCAATCTCCTCGGGTGGCCATGCCGCGCTCGCCCCGGAAGTCGAGGCACAGGGTGTCGTGAACGTCGCCACCGACGGGACGGTGACCACCCTCTACGAGGAAACGGTTCCGGACCCGACCTACTCGTTTCGCTTCCAGAACTACGACGTGATGGAGTGCGTCTCCGCCGCCCGCGAGACGGTCAACCGCCTCGGCGCGGAGAACGTGAACACCGTCGCGGGCATCAACCCGAACTACGCGTTCGGGAAAGACGAGTGGAAGGTGTACACGACCGCGCTCAAGAAACTGACCGACGTCGAAATCGTCCACGAAGGCTTCCCCGACCTGCTCGCAGACGACATGTCCACCCACATCACCGAGGTCAACAACGAGCAGCCGGACGTGACCTTCTCCAGTCAGTGGGGTGGCGACGTGGTGACCCTGATGAACCAAGCCGCCGCGAACAACATGTTCGAGAACACCCAACTCGTCGGCACGGTGCTCTACTCCGCCGTGAACGACCTGAGCCAGGACGTCGTCGAACAGGCCCAGGCGTTCTCCGGCTCGCGCAACTACTACTGGGGTGAACCGGAGCCATCTCGCTGGAGTCCCGGCCAGCAGCTGCTCGACGACGCTCGCAACCAGTGGGACATCGTCCCGAGCGGGCACTTCATGAGTGGCTACGGTGCAGTAACCGCATGGGCAACCGCCACCCAGAAGGCGGTCGATATGCTCGGCGGGTGGCCAAGCCAGGAACAAATCGCCATGTCGCTCGAAGGACACGGCTTCTTCACGCCCGCCGGCTACCACGTCATGAGCGAGCGACACCAGGGTCTCTCGACTTCTTACTACGGCGAGATGGAGTGGTCCGGTGACGTTGGTGCGCCGATTCTCACCGGCGTCAACTCCTACACGCCACAGGAAGTGTCGCCACCCCCGGGAACGACCGCTATCGACTGGATCGGGAGCTGGTGA
- a CDS encoding branched-chain amino acid ABC transporter permease: MSVLTNFITHTLHGIQYGFILFLIASGLTIILGILDVLNLAHGELYALGAYVAASVVGYVVGLVPPPTDPASQAMFVAVVLGGAVLTAALVVPVGAAIEAVLLRPIYDRDEVYQLVLTFALLLIIKDAIKFGWGPQPVRLQSVFSGINSIPAASLVGLNYPTYNLVIIVVGAITVVGLFYFFNRTKTGRIIRATAINREMATAIGVSTDRTFTLVFAVGAFFAGFAGAMALPPTNATLEMGANPLVLSFVVIVIGGLGSLRGAFVAALVVGILSRWATWQYPPAELAAPFAIMALILLVKPDGLFGTWGEIDG, translated from the coding sequence ATGAGCGTCCTCACCAACTTCATCACGCACACGCTCCACGGCATCCAGTACGGGTTCATCCTGTTTCTCATCGCCTCGGGGTTGACCATCATCCTCGGCATCCTGGACGTGCTGAACCTCGCCCACGGCGAGCTGTACGCCCTCGGCGCGTACGTCGCCGCGAGCGTCGTCGGCTACGTCGTGGGTCTCGTCCCGCCACCGACCGACCCAGCCTCGCAGGCCATGTTCGTCGCCGTCGTCCTCGGCGGGGCCGTCCTCACCGCCGCCCTCGTCGTGCCCGTCGGCGCGGCCATCGAGGCGGTGCTGTTGCGCCCCATCTACGACCGCGACGAGGTGTACCAGTTGGTCCTCACGTTCGCGCTGCTCCTCATCATCAAGGACGCAATCAAGTTCGGCTGGGGCCCGCAACCCGTCCGCCTCCAGAGCGTCTTCAGTGGCATCAACAGCATCCCCGCCGCCTCGCTCGTCGGGTTGAACTATCCGACCTACAACCTCGTCATCATCGTGGTCGGGGCGATTACTGTCGTGGGTCTGTTCTACTTTTTCAACCGGACGAAAACGGGGCGCATCATCCGCGCGACGGCCATCAACCGCGAGATGGCGACGGCAATCGGCGTGAGCACCGACCGCACCTTCACGCTCGTATTCGCCGTGGGCGCGTTCTTCGCCGGCTTCGCCGGGGCGATGGCGCTGCCGCCGACGAACGCGACGTTGGAGATGGGTGCGAACCCGCTCGTTCTCTCGTTCGTCGTCATCGTGATTGGCGGGCTTGGCAGCCTCCGGGGCGCGTTCGTCGCCGCGCTCGTCGTCGGAATTCTGAGTCGGTGGGCGACGTGGCAGTACCCGCCCGCCGAACTCGCCGCCCCCTTCGCCATCATGGCGCTCATCTTGCTCGTAAAGCCCGACGGCCTATTCGGAACGTGGGGTGAAATCGATGGGTAG
- a CDS encoding branched-chain amino acid ABC transporter permease codes for MGSRLPGLVTRDGERKVRVMRGLELTLRQTALALVGLLVLFALPDIARLSPSIQLSVLHQGIVFGLAAVGLNLLVRHTQLVSFGHAAFFGTGAYTTAVLAAKYDVTEFALLLLASMLLATLMAMLIGFLSLRHTGLYFSLLTLAFGQLLYALVQGQSFFGSSDGLPVRPGPNMRPDVFGLGLPPDAYSVLLFYLTVILSVLGLLVMWRIIHSPFGAALDAIGQDRTRAKFIGIPVRRYVWLAFVISAVYGGMAGALYAMVQQHVRPGPVLYFLRSGDILFMAILGGYQTLLGPLVGGIVLVLLQDVGRDLTNYFDALTGLVLLALVFGFPQGIVGSLKQGGRVREAAASFKDDPAVVGSWLSSFAESLVTAASRSVQNVKVLVFGVK; via the coding sequence ATGGGTAGCCGCCTTCCCGGTCTCGTCACCCGCGACGGCGAGCGCAAAGTGCGGGTGATGCGTGGACTCGAACTCACGCTCCGACAAACTGCACTCGCGCTTGTTGGCCTGCTCGTCCTGTTCGCGTTGCCGGACATCGCGCGGCTCTCGCCGTCGATTCAACTCAGCGTCCTCCATCAGGGAATCGTGTTCGGCCTCGCCGCAGTAGGCCTCAACTTGCTCGTCCGGCACACGCAACTCGTCTCGTTCGGGCACGCCGCCTTCTTCGGGACGGGTGCGTACACCACGGCGGTGCTCGCCGCGAAGTACGACGTGACTGAATTCGCCCTCTTGTTGCTCGCGAGTATGCTGCTCGCGACGCTCATGGCGATGCTCATCGGCTTCCTCTCGCTTCGCCACACCGGGCTCTACTTCTCCCTGCTGACGCTCGCCTTCGGCCAACTCCTCTACGCGCTCGTTCAGGGGCAGTCGTTCTTCGGGTCGAGCGACGGCCTGCCCGTCCGCCCGGGGCCGAACATGCGCCCCGACGTCTTCGGGTTAGGGCTGCCGCCGGACGCTTACAGCGTGTTGCTGTTCTACCTCACCGTCATCCTCTCAGTCCTCGGATTGCTGGTGATGTGGCGCATCATCCACTCGCCGTTCGGAGCCGCACTCGACGCCATCGGGCAGGACCGGACCCGCGCGAAGTTCATCGGGATTCCAGTCCGCCGCTACGTCTGGCTCGCGTTCGTCATCTCCGCCGTCTACGGCGGGATGGCCGGCGCGCTCTACGCGATGGTCCAACAGCACGTCCGTCCGGGGCCAGTGCTCTACTTCCTGCGCTCTGGTGACATCCTGTTCATGGCCATTCTCGGCGGGTATCAGACCCTGCTTGGCCCACTCGTGGGTGGCATCGTCCTCGTCCTCCTCCAAGACGTGGGCCGTGACCTGACGAACTACTTCGACGCGCTGACCGGCCTCGTCCTGCTGGCGCTCGTCTTTGGTTTCCCGCAGGGCATCGTCGGGTCGCTCAAGCAGGGCGGGCGCGTCCGCGAGGCCGCCGCGAGTTTCAAAGACGACCCCGCAGTCGTCGGGTCGTGGCTCTCGTCGTTCGCAGAATCGCTCGTCACCGCCGCGAGTCGGTCGGTGCAGAACGTGAAAGTCCTCGTCTTCGGGGTGAAGTGA
- a CDS encoding ABC transporter ATP-binding protein — translation MLEAKRLRKQFGSLVATNDVSVEFGRHDGEIVFIVGPNGAGKTTLVNLLTGLLEPDAGSVVMDGEDVTEMAPEERVHAGLVRSFQVVQVFDEMTVRENVRTAVLSKEKKLMSLFSYRDEHEEVEQKVDDLLTKFGLDEQADSVAEELPHGTRKLLDVCMSFGLEPDYLLLDEPTAGVSTKEKEYVIDTIASVSKEEGVTTVTIEHDMDIVKGYADRVVALHQGAIHGEGDPSILETDAELRRLLMGVEE, via the coding sequence ATGTTAGAAGCCAAACGCTTGAGAAAGCAGTTCGGAAGTCTGGTCGCGACGAACGACGTGTCGGTCGAATTTGGCCGTCACGACGGTGAAATCGTCTTCATCGTCGGGCCGAACGGCGCGGGCAAGACGACGCTCGTGAACCTGCTGACCGGCCTGCTCGAACCGGATGCCGGCAGCGTCGTCATGGACGGCGAGGACGTGACGGAGATGGCTCCCGAAGAGCGCGTCCACGCCGGCCTCGTCCGTAGTTTCCAGGTCGTCCAGGTGTTCGACGAGATGACCGTCCGTGAAAACGTGCGCACCGCCGTCCTCTCGAAGGAGAAAAAGCTGATGAGCCTGTTCAGCTATCGCGACGAACACGAGGAGGTAGAGCAGAAGGTCGACGACCTCCTCACCAAGTTCGGCCTCGACGAACAGGCCGACTCGGTCGCAGAGGAGTTGCCCCACGGGACGCGCAAACTCCTCGACGTGTGCATGTCGTTCGGTCTCGAACCGGACTACCTGCTGCTCGACGAACCGACCGCGGGCGTCTCCACGAAAGAAAAGGAGTACGTCATCGACACCATCGCGAGCGTCTCGAAGGAAGAGGGCGTGACCACGGTCACAATCGAACACGACATGGACATCGTGAAAGGCTACGCAGACCGCGTCGTGGCGCTCCATCAGGGAGCGATTCACGGCGAGGGCGACCCATCGATTCTCGAAACTGACGCCGAACTTCGCCGCCTCCTGATGGGGGTGGAAGAATGA